A window from Chryseobacterium phocaeense encodes these proteins:
- the rpmF gene encoding 50S ribosomal protein L32 — protein MAHPKRRQSSTRRDKRRTHYKAVVPQLAKDATTGELHLYHRAHWHEGKLYYRGKVVLEKEVATTEEN, from the coding sequence ATGGCACATCCTAAGAGAAGACAGTCGTCCACAAGAAGAGATAAGAGAAGAACTCACTATAAAGCAGTAGTTCCTCAATTAGCTAAAGATGCAACAACTGGTGAACTTCACCTTTACCACAGAGCTCACTGGCATGAAGGAAAACTTTACTACAGAGGTAAAGTAGTATTGGAAAAAGAAGTAGCAACTACAGAAGAAAACTAA
- a CDS encoding YceD family protein: MDKLRNYDVSFSGLKNGKHEFKFEIDKTFFQLFDTEQEFTNPRIVADVFLEKHTTFLEFEIKVHGTVELICDITNDAFDYPIENEIKILVHFGEEYDDSNEDVITIPASDHAFNVAQLIYENVQLSIPMKKISPDVSDEDLEILDRFSPKDIEENEEKEHDSDPRWDALRKLKDNN, encoded by the coding sequence ATGGACAAGTTAAGAAACTATGACGTAAGCTTTTCCGGACTTAAAAACGGAAAGCACGAGTTTAAATTTGAGATAGATAAAACGTTCTTTCAATTATTTGACACTGAACAGGAATTTACAAATCCGCGAATAGTAGCTGATGTTTTCCTTGAAAAGCATACTACTTTTTTAGAATTTGAGATCAAAGTACATGGCACGGTAGAACTTATTTGTGATATTACCAATGATGCATTTGATTATCCTATTGAAAATGAAATTAAAATTCTGGTGCATTTTGGTGAAGAATATGACGACAGCAATGAAGATGTCATTACCATTCCCGCCTCAGATCACGCATTCAATGTGGCGCAGCTGATCTACGAAAATGTACAGCTTTCCATACCGATGAAAAAAATTTCACCGGATGTAAGCGATGAAGATCTGGAAATTCTGGACAGGTTCAGTCCTAAAGATATTGAAGAAAACGAAGAGAAAGAACATGACAGTGACCCTAGATGGGACGCACTGAGAAAATTAAAAGACAATAATTAA